The following coding sequences are from one Mytilus trossulus isolate FHL-02 chromosome 8, PNRI_Mtr1.1.1.hap1, whole genome shotgun sequence window:
- the LOC134727809 gene encoding uncharacterized protein LOC134727809 has translation MNLINILKIAKVYITYCFVFVNSAPTCADPEDVQAKLNSINGGVDYRTLFFTDGWKPDTMVSDFENLVSLRKDMTKIGCPSTFLEGFDLPLMARTSCPWFLEQTPYNTETYPHTLYRAATKCDKCIDASGDQKCSPIQRKIKILRRTGCDNGLYQYEVSEKYIPIAYVCEKQREVEHDAPIIPALPPANGPDGM, from the exons ATGAATTTAATCAAT atCCTTAAAATTGCCAAAGTATACATTACATATTGTTTCGTGTTCGTCAATAGTGCACCAACATGTGCAGACCCTGAAGACGTACAGGCTAAATTAAACAGTATAAACGGAGGAGTAGATTACAGGACATTATTTTTCACTGACGGCTGGAAACCAGACACGATGGTCAGTGATTTTGAAAATCTGGTATCTCTAAGGAAGGATATGACAAAGATCGGTTGTCCTTCAACCTTTTTAGAAGGATTTGATCTCCCATTAATGGCACGTACATCATGCCCTTGGTTTTTGGAACAAACGCCATACAATACTGAAACATATCCCCATACACTCTATAGAGCTGCTACCAAATGTGATAAATGTATAGATGCTTCTGGCGATCAAAAATGTTCACCAATTCAACGGAAAATCAAGATATTACGAAGAACTGGTTGTGACAATGGGCTTTATCAATATGAAGTCTCAGAGAAATATATCCCAATAGCCTATGTATGTGAAAAGCAAAGAGAGGTCGAACATGATGCTCCAATAATCCCTGCCCTACCACCAGCTAATGGACCAGACGGAATGTAA
- the LOC134727810 gene encoding uncharacterized protein LOC134727810 yields the protein MSLINILKIAKVYITYCFVFVNSAPTCADPKDVQAKLNSINGGVDYRTLFFTDGWKPDTMVSDFEILVSIRKDMTKIGCPSTFLEGFDLPLMARTSCPWFLEQTPYNTETYPHTLYRAATKCDKCIDASGDQKCSPIQRKIKILRRTGCDNGLYQYEVSEKYIPIAYVCEKQREVEHDALIIPALPPANGPDGM from the exons ATGAGTTTAATCAAT atCCTTAAAATTGCCAAAGTATACATTACATATTGTTTCGTGTTCGTCAATAGTGCACCAACATGTGCAGACCCTAAAGACGTACAGGCTAAATTAAACAGTATAAACGGAGGAGTAGATTACAGGACATTATTTTTCACTGACGGCTGGAAACCAGACACGATGGTCAGTGATTTTGaaatactggtatctataagGAAGGATATGACAAAGATCGGTTGTCCTTCAACCTTTTTAGAAGGATTTGATCTCCCATTAATGGCACGTACATCATGCCCTTGGTTTTTGGAACAAACGCCATACAATACTGAAACATATCCCCATACACTCTATAGAGCTGCTACCAAATGTGATAAATGTATAGATGCTTCTGGCGATCAAAAATGTTCACCAATTCAACGGAAAATCAAGATATTACGAAGAACTGGTTGTGACAATGGGCTTTATCAATATGAAGTCTCAGAGAAATATATCCCAATAGCCTATGTATGTGAAAAGCAAAGAGAGGTCGAACATGATGCTCTAATAATCCCTGCCCTACCACCAGCTAATGGACCAGACGGAATGTAA